In a genomic window of Ranitomeya imitator isolate aRanImi1 chromosome 5, aRanImi1.pri, whole genome shotgun sequence:
- the DYNLT1 gene encoding dynein light chain Tctex-type 1, translating into MDEFQTAEESSFVVDEVSNIIKESIESAIGGNAYQHNKVNQWTTNVVEQTLSQLTKLGKPFKYIVTCVIMQKNGAGLHTASSCFWDNSTDGSCTVRWENKTMYCIVSAFGLAI; encoded by the exons TCCTCATTTGTTGTAGATGAAGTGAGCAACATCATTAAAGAG TCAATAGAAAGTGCCATCGGTGGGAATGCATACCAACACAACAAAGTCAATCAGTGGACCACTAACGTCGTGGAGCAGACTCTGAGCCAACTTACAAAGCTGGGAAAGCCATTTAAATACATAG tTACCTGTGTGATTATGCAAAAGAATGGTGCAGGTCTTCATACAGCGAGTTCCTGCTTTTGGGATAATTCGACCGATG GAAGCTGTACTGTTCGATGGGAGAACAAGACTATGTATTGTATAGTCAGTGCCTTTGGACTTGCTATTTaa